In Caldalkalibacillus salinus, the genomic window TTGGGCTGCTCGAGAAATAGCTTCAGTAATATGGGGATGAGCATGTCCCGTAATAATCGGACCGTAAGCGCCCAAATAATCAATGTAACGATTGTCATCTTCGTCCCAAAAATAGGCACCTTGGGCATGTGACATAAAAATCGGTGTGCCGCCACCAACACCTTTATATGCTCTAGAGGGGCTGTTCACACCACCTAGGATGACGTCTAATGCTTGTTCATAAAGTGCCTCAGAACGACTATGATTCATTTTGAAAACCTCCTTCTGTCAAATCCACCTTGATCTTATTTAGTTGTTCTCCTTCAGACATATCGATAAACTCAAAGGTCACTTTTGTATGACCTGTCTTATCTATCATTTTATCTAAAGGCAACACGATCAGGTCTACGCTCTCGTTCTCGGCAACCCTTGGATCTGCCGTATAAAAACCTATCTGTACAAGACCTTCAGAAGCCAGGATCTTTTTCATGTTATCCTTTATGCCCGACATGAAGTATAGATTTTTGCTATCGAGTAGATATAAGAAAGGATCACCTGTTTCGGGGTTAATAATCCGAGTCGAGCCATCTATGAACTCTACTTTCATATCAACATTGTTATTTGTGAAGATATGAGGGTAGTCGGGTGTGGTTTGAAAAAATTCGGCACCATCCACGTTAGTCTCTACATTCAACACACAACCTGTGAGAGATAATACAGAAGTAACCATCACTAAGACTAGAAAAAGAGCCCTCTGGGAAACCATGTTGTCAACACCTTTTCATCTCGTATGTCACCTAAAGTTGTTCATTTTGTTACTTCATAAAATATAGAACAAACCGCTAGTTAACAGAACATATGGTATTTCACTACAATGCCGTCAGAAGCTTAAGGCACCCAAAAGTATACCACATATCTAAAGGATAAAGCACATATCTTATACAAAGGAGGACAAGGGATGAATGAGGCCTTATTGCTCTCTACAATGTTGATCAGCTGTTGGGTGATGTTACGAAGCTTAAAAGATTTAATGAAAATGCACCCAGCTCACTTTCAAGCATTTTCTACGAAACACTTTGTTTTATTAGGATATGTTTATCTTGTGATTATTATAGGGTTTGCCACGATATATATCGGCTTATTACTTTTAGGCGTCCAGAGTGTACTCAGTATCTCCCTAAATCATACCAATGGATTAGTGGACATAGCGAATATATTATACTTTAGTACAATGACGTTACTCACTGTGGGATATGGAGATATCATTCCCATCGGCGTAGGGAAATTAATTGCCAGCCTGCAAGCGCTTATAGGCTACTTATTACCCGCTGCATTTATCGCCTCAGGCATCATACAACACAAAGAATAATCCAATAATAAGCGATAGTGTTATTTCATTGTTTACTTGAAATATTGTGAGGAAAACTGAGGCAAACGTGGAATTTTTGATGATAATGGACGTCTGTCTATACCTACTGAAGGTTTGATCATATGATGATATTGGGAATAACGATTACCTCCTCCAAAATGGTGTACGCGAACGCTGCGTACACATTTTTTTACATCTTTCTTGGACGAGTTTCTTCTAATTTCCGAGGAAATATTTTTCCCATCGACATAAAGTGGTGATAAAAAGGCATGAATTTTTGTTTTCGTGTAAACTATGTGTCACATTGACATATCATAATAGCGAACGTATAGAGGATTTTTACCTTTTTTAGCGAATGGTTATTATAAATAAAGAGGGGGGATACAGAATGAAACTCATGATCTGTATTGCTCACCAGCGCTACGGGACAAAAATGATCAAACACCTCAGTGAAAAAGGGTACCGTGTGACAAAGTTGGCGAGTAGTGGTGGTTTCTTGAAAGAAGGCAAAGACACGTTGTTGATCGGGGTGTCGAATCAAGACATAAAGCAGCTTAAATCAGAAATGCGGTCGGCCGTTGATGCTTTGGACAAAGAAAAAGGCTGGCAGCACAAAGAAGAGAATCGGTATACCTCCTTCGTTGTTGATGGACAAAATAGTATAGCAATACCCAGGTAAACCTTATTGTTTGACAAGTTCCTATATGGTCGATAAACTAAACAAGAATCATTTTAATGTAATAATTCATATTAATATTATATCTTTTAATGAAACGGAGGGAGATGGACATGGCGCATTTGCAACAAGCATTGGAGAAGCTTAAGGACAGAGGGGTTCGTATGACACCGCAACGTCACGCCATTTTAGCATATCTGTTTGAGGCCATGAATCATCCCACAGCAGACGAAATTTATAAAGCGCTAGAAGATAAGTTTCCGAGCATGAGTGTAGCCACTGTATATAATAACCTTAGGTTGTTCAAAGAAGCAGATCTTGTACGTGAATTGACATATGGTGATTCATCTAGTCGT contains:
- a CDS encoding cyclic-di-AMP receptor yields the protein MKLMICIAHQRYGTKMIKHLSEKGYRVTKLASSGGFLKEGKDTLLIGVSNQDIKQLKSEMRSAVDALDKEKGWQHKEENRYTSFVVDGQNSIAIPR
- a CDS encoding potassium channel family protein is translated as MNEALLLSTMLISCWVMLRSLKDLMKMHPAHFQAFSTKHFVLLGYVYLVIIIGFATIYIGLLLLGVQSVLSISLNHTNGLVDIANILYFSTMTLLTVGYGDIIPIGVGKLIASLQALIGYLLPAAFIASGIIQHKE
- the perR gene encoding peroxide-responsive transcriptional repressor PerR, which gives rise to MDMAHLQQALEKLKDRGVRMTPQRHAILAYLFEAMNHPTADEIYKALEDKFPSMSVATVYNNLRLFKEADLVRELTYGDSSSRFDADVHQHYHVICKDCGKIVDFDYPCLDDVENVASKETGFKIESHRMEVYGVCHQCHETEEKGSSNHEKEHQKV